The genomic stretch ATTCTATATCAAATAACAGGTCCTGCACATCACTACACCAGTCACTTATATCAACATATGCATTTGAATGTATTGTAGCTAACGTTCAAGGTTTTCAGCTATTGAATTTGGGTATGGAAATTTTAGTTCAAAAATATTTGCTTCCTGAAGATGAAGCCTATTTGCTCTGTCTTTGCACACGACCCGATGCATTCAGTAGTTTTGTAAATTAGGCCACTTAAAAATTTTAATTACATGGATGCTGAATCTTGACCCCACAGTATGAGTAGATTGTTTGCACTCCCTGTGCCAAACCAAAGTTTTGAGCATCCCTTAGGGTCTCTTTGGTTTAGGGTGATCATCTAAGCAAAGTGGTATGTGTCTTGGTGTTCTGATATCCCTCAACTAGTACTCATAGTTGCTAGTTGAAATTGTTTAGTGAAAACCTTTATTACTCTTAATATGATAATATAGTGTATATTTTGTACAAAGGAAAATTAAGTCACTCCCCACATGATATTTTAAGAGTACTCATATTTTAATTAGGTGTACCACATTTTAATATAGTGTTTAGATTTTTTTGTGCTTGAACTGCAGGTTATATCAGCTGATGTTGCTGATTTGCAACATTATTCTGATTATATTATCAATTAATCACCTTATCTCCCACATTTTTATAATTAGCTAGTTTTATGTTGCTGATTTGCACCTCATGTATTGTAGCTTAACCTCCGCCATTTTATGTTTTGGGGTAGTGATATTTATTCTTTGTAATCTTTTATTTCCACAGTGATGGTGAGACATTTATATCAGCTGATGATTTGCGGATAAATCTCTGGAATTTGGAAATCAGCAATCAAAGTTTCAATATTATTGATGTTAAGCCTACAAACATGGAAGATCTCACTGGTATAACTTTGAAACCTACAAACTATTTCTTAACTGTGCTGATTATGTGTGTGTTTGGTCGTAGGTGTGAAATAAGAAAATATACTTAAGTGAACCTTTTTTTTCCGAACTCAGCATCAGCAGGGGAAACCCCAacctttttttttaatattcCAGACCTGTTTACATTCGCTCCCACGGGGAGTCGAACCCAGGCATGCTAGATGCTACCCAGGTGCTCTAACCACTAGGCTAGAGACCCTTTGGCAACCTAAGTGAAGAAGTTGATTTCTGTATCTTTGATCTTATAAAAGGCATCCAGCTGGCTGCATCTTAGAAAAGGCTAGGAAATGAACCCAAGGTGGCTAGGTGTGACCTACCTGCCTAGCTTGTAAACTCGGGACACTTCCCAGTTCCCATTTCCTTGCATGTGAATAACATAATGTTGAACTACgttagttctttgcttgttgaaATGGTTGTGTCATGAGTGAACAAATAAAGTTGGTTCAAACATGGGGTTTCAGGTCTATTATCGCTTTCCTTTATTGTTTTTTATCACATATACTCTGAATTTCTTCTGGTGGCATCTTTATTATAGCTGCTGATAGTTATGCCTTTGTTCTATGACTTGCAGAGGTGATAACATCTGCTGAATTCCACCCTACTCATTGCAATACATTAGCGTATAGTAGCTCTAAGGGCTCCATTCGACTTGTTGATCTGCGGCAATCAGCCCTTTGTGACACTCATTCCCAAATGTGAGGTTTTATTTTACACTTTCTATTACCTATATTCAATGTACTAAACTTGGATAATATCAGGTGGATACTGCCCTTATCAATTATCCTAAAAAGGTTTCCTTGTATTTTTATACCTGTTCATGTCCTCTTGTAGCTTTGAGCAGCATGAGGCCCCAGGTTCAAGATCATTTTTCACAGAGATTATAGCTTCAATTTCGGACATAAAGTTTTCGAAGGATGGGAGACATATTCTCAGTCGCGACTACATGACTCTGAAGGTCTGTACATGTAACTTGTactttaaatataaataatttgCAGCTGACATGGCAAAAAGATGAAACCCTTTGTTGTCTTTTACCATGATTCCTGTTTTTTCAATAATCTATGGAAaacataatttgattaatgtATTTAATGTGGAGATCTTTCACTCATTGCGCATGCTTCTGCGAGAATGTTTCAGATTCTCGGTAGaatcactagaattgctgccAAATGCCACAAAGAGAAACATTTTAGGGAGAATCACTTGGAACTGATTCTTGTTTTTGTACTAGTCTAAGAGAAACAGCCGAAACCTGGTTTGGCTTGATTCTTGTTCTAGTTTCAAGAATCCAACAAGCTAGCCAAATGGTTCCACGAAGTGATTCTGATTCAGTAGAGAAACGTTTCTATGGAGAATCTGGAACTGAAATGTTTCTAGGAGAATCCGGATTCCTACCAAATGCACCCTTGGTTTTTGGGTCTGCTTGAGATGAACACTTGTACATATTTGCCTTGCATAGATTATTTTACGTGTAATGCTTGTACTTGATATAATGCCATTAGCCACATTATACTATTGCTATCTTTCTCCAGAAACAAACAAATTATCACTGTAAAATTTGTTTCATGTGTTTCTCCAACATTATACTTTGTCTATTATTACAGCTTTGGGATGTTAAGATGAATTCTGGTCCAGTTGCAACATTCCAGGTTCATGAGTATCTGAGGCCTAAGGTAATTTCTTCCATGTTATGATGAATGATTGATGGTTCTTTGTGGACAATGAATAGCACATATTTTCACTGGCTGCAAACCTGATCCATGTGTTGCTTGAAACTGCAGTTATGTGATTTATATGAAAATGACTCAATTTTCGACAAATTTGAGTGTTGTCAAAGTGGTGATGGATTAAGAGTAGCAACTGGTTCCTACAGGTAGCGTCATATGCTTGTTCAGTTGTAATACAGCTTGGCCTCATTAACAGGAACTAACTAGCTATTTGTCATCTTCAGCAACATTTTTCGTGTGTTTGGTTGTGGTACTGGTAGCAGTGAGGCAACAACACTTGAAGCAACCCGAAACCCTACAAGGTAATGctattttttaaagaaaaatgtTGGAAGCAAAACTATTTTACCTTTAAGCATGTTATGTTTCTTCATGTAAATTGATTTCCATACGCTAAATTGTTTGAGTAGCATACATGAGCGTTTGTCGCTCAAATGTAGTAGCTTGGAAGTTGGAACTAATCATATCTGTGTTAACTTTTCTTGTGAACAGGAGGCAGCTCCAGAATCCAACTAGGGCTACCAGATCCCTAAGTACTCTGACAAGGGCAGTTAGACGAGGTTAGCTTCAAGCTTTGGCATGTTAGGCTGTAAAAGAATAGTTTTCACTGCAACTACTAATAGTGTAAACCTTATGCAGGTGGAGAAAGCACTGGAATAGATGCCAATGGAAATTCCTATGATCTGAGCACAAAGTTGCTCCATTTGGCTTGGCACCCATCTGAAAACCTAATTGCGTGTGCTGCAGCCAATAGCTTGTACATGTACTATGCATAAACAAGCGAAATGAACAGAGCGACAGTTTTTTTGGTGGTTGCTCCCGGTGAGAAAGACACGTTTAGCCCCTGGTGGATTGAAGCCAGGAGTTGCTGGAGATGGTGTATCTTGTGCCAGTTGGATGCAGTTCTTTTCGGTGTCATATAGAGCTGTCCAGAGTCCAAGAGGAAATGACTCGATCATTCCCGGGAAGCAGCTTTGATTCTGATTAATTTTTTTGCGGGGACATGCTTGTCTTTCCCCCATAGGTTCATTTAGATTTAAAGATAAGGTCCTAGTTTGACAACATTTGGGCATCTGTAGTAGATGTTAAGGGGATGACGATGATCCACCGTTGTATTCGTGTTGGGCATGGGTTTGTAACTTCAGAGGGTGGCTGTTGAAGCTTTCGATAATTTTATCTTACATACAGGTctacctttttttttcctcttaTGTGGGGAACCTTATTTTCGAGGAACGCTGGGACCTATGTTTAATGCGAACCCTAGAATAGGTAATATACTCTGTCATTCTATTGTATGTACATTTTAAAATAGCTGGAAATGGTTCTGCTGTTGTTTAGTATATTCTTTTAGCAGACGCAACATGTTAACATGTCCTTGTCAGCTTTATCATGCCATTTCATCATAGGTTCGTCTTGGACTGGAGGTGAGTGCTCATTTTGCTTTTCCTTTTTCAAGGACACGAGATAGGGGGTACTCGTTTGCTTAGCATTAGGCCAGCTTATCGTCTAGTTTACCATCATTTCTATTTAACATGTGGGAAGCTGTCGATCTGTCTGTGTAGGATGAATCAATTCTTGCATGACATATATTGTGGTATCAACTCTATCGTTTCAAATTACTAGTCATATTGGTTTTGTCATAAGTAAACTTGTTTAAATTTAATAGAGGAATTCTACGACCAGCTCTGGTTTGTGTTGTCCTCATCTTCTCCAGGCAACCGCTCATGTTGGATTAGGGTTCGACTTGAGGCGTCAATGAAAAACTTGGTCTAGATCCAAAAAGAGATGTGGCAGGGGAACTTCGTGGTTCGTGGTCTGAGATTGCAATCTGGCCTCAAAGGGTTATCGATGGGGTAGGAAACCTTCTCTTCGGATCTCAGTTGCAATCCGGCCTCAAGCGGTGATTAGTGGAGTAGGAAACTAGTGAAGGTTTTGCGGTGGATGTTTGGAGAAAATAGAAGAAGGATTTGTTCATTGCAAAgcataagagcaactccaagagagttGGTAAAAATGGATGGCTAAATTCAAGATTTAGCCAAcctctaaaatagaaaatcatgtaaaaaaacaaaaatctcCAACAGTCTTTCTATATGTCAAATCATATGGCTAGCGGGACATGCAAGCTATATTTACCATGCGAGAACTCCGGGATAGATggcttgctattttagcaaaccaaatACAATAGCTGTTGGACTCTCTTTTCTCTCCCAAAATAGCCAAATATAGAATACATAACATGGATAGCtcttctcttggagttgctctaagagcatctccaagggctttgcaaacaaactttgcattgttctatttgcaaaaaagagtagaaaatacccctccaatggttttgcaaataaggttTGCAATTTGGTTAACTTTACAAATAGAGGTTGAGGCTTTACATATATGCAAACCTTTCCACCACTTTGCATCTACAATTTCGGCATTCCACGTCGGACTCCGTCCCCCGCCCCCACCCCGCGCGATTTCTCTACGCCCATCCGCCCTCCACGAACGACGACGTACGCGGCCACGGCGCGGGAACGGAGGTGGACCTTCCCTCACGGGGACCTTCCCTCGGAGGAGGACGGAGGTGGACGGAGCCGAAATTACGcgaacgacgacggcgacggacGACGAACGCGGCCTGGGTTGGGCGGCGACTGGCGCGAAGATCTGGGCTGGGCGTCAACTGGCGGCAACCTGGCCTGGACGGCGACTGGCACGCACGACGTACGTCAAAATGGCGCGAAGGGAAAAAAATGCGCTGGCGCGATCTGTGAAAAAAAAATTCGAGAGTGGGGTCCACACTTTGGGTTTGCCAAGTCTAAATGCAAAGTCCCTTGGAGTTggactatttttagactttgcaaatgaGTTTGGGACTTTGCAAACAATACCAAATGTAAAATTTATTTGCAAagtcccttggagatgctctaaggaacCTATTGATCTTCCAGCATTCTCCAGGTCTACTTGATGCATGCAAACTATCCATCCATATGAAATTATGAATCACCAAGTCTCCAATTTCCCCCTAACTCAGGAGCCTCTCATTGGGAACTCAAGCAGAGAGTTCTTgtagtgtgtttggttggtaACCCAACTTTTTGGTTGTTTGGTTCGTTGGCCATAGGCTCGGGCATGGCTAGCATCAGCCACCCGTATGCTCATAGCCTGGCCCGATTGGGATCACCGAATCAGATATTCTCCTAGAGGCCCGAGCCAGCCCCGTTGCTCCCTTCTCGTTATGGCCTGGTCTTGACTCTGTCGCCTCTGCTTGCTCTATTGCTCCTCCCCACGGGAGCTGCTCCTCGCCGGACTTCACATACTGCATCACCGCCCCTCTCCTCACTTCCTTCGCACGGGCCACGCGGTCCGACCGCCGCTGGCCTCCTCTCGTCACTCAGATTCGGCCACGGTGGAGCTTCTAGTGGTCGAGGAGGCAGAGGTCCTATTCCAACATGGTAGGCATGCCGCGGTGCTCCCGTGTAGCGGCCCACGGTGGAGCTCTTGCCACCACGCGCGAGCGCCGACGATCGCCTTGAGGCGCTCCCGAGGCCGTCACGCTCGCCTTGAGGCGCACCTCATGGATGCGTACAAGCCGCCACTGTCACGCTGTGCATCGCCGACCAGATCCACGTCGTCTACGACCCTGCTGCCCGCGACTTCCACAACGTGCTCGTCGTGGAGATCTGTGTCCTCAGCTTCGGCTCTACCACCGCTCTTCCTCACTGACACCGAAGTCAGTGCCCTGCAGGAGTGGCCTGCATTGGAAAGGATAGGGGAAGGGGCGGCAGTGTTCGTCTCATTGCTTGGCTCCGTCGGCAGATTTCTCCTCGGCAGCTCCTAGACACGGGAAGGGGTGGTGGTGTCCGCCTGCAGATTTCACCGTGGTGCTTCTATGCTCACCCTGCTGCTTGTTGATGTACTCCAGCTACTCACCGAGTCACCGTCCTACTATTTCTGCAGGGTCTGTTTGTTTGATTCAGTTTGTCAGTCTAGATTAGGTGTTCAGTTTTGTCAGTTCTAGTTAGCAATGGTCGGTTGTTGTGGTCCTGTTTCTTGTTTCTTAGTTGTGATCACTGTAGTATAAAATTCTTCTATTTCATTCAATACCTATGATCTTCAAATCCGTGTACTCATGAACTATATTGGGAAGAATAACAGACCTAAATGTTCAGTCACTCTGAATCTACCGTGATTTTCAGAGTTTACCTTGCCTGCTTGGTGACGTGTTGCTTCTTTAAATTTCATACTATCTGTTGTGATCAAAGACCAACTCTCGTATAGATTTTTCTGCTGTAAGGTTCCTTATTCTAACGTTGTGAACATTCAGATAAACTTACAGGCTGTTGTAGTTTTTACTTTCAGTTTTAGTTGTTGTGTCCAATTTGCATGAACCTTGTGTCATATGTGCTCATGCTCATTGTATCAAAGGGGCAACTTACCAATTTTGAGAAAAAATGACTGTATTAAAATAAATTAGGCAACCAAACATATACTAGGGCTAGCCCAGCTAACATAGTATAGACAACCAAATAATCAGAGGTTGGTTTGGTAGGAACAGGCTCAACCTGCCCTGGCTAGGATTTAGCCAGGCTAGAAGTTGGCTaggaaaccaaacacacccataatctataaggccttgtttatttcaaaaaaaattgtaaaataaaaatagtagcactttcgtttgtatttgacaaatattgtccaattatagactaactaggctcaaaagattcgtctcgtcaattccaaccaaactgtgcaattagtttttattttcatctatatttaatacttcatgcatacgtctaaagattgtgacggggaatctgaaaaattttgcaaaatttttggagaactaaacaaggcctaagtgataTTGGGACCCATATTTTATTCCGAAGCCGTGGATATCAATAAATTTCGCCTTTAGTGTATCATCACTAGTCTTTTCAAATGATGGTGAGTCTCAAATAAAAACAATGGTTTTCATCTTTTCAGCGAaagaacaatatttttctcttacaacaaatcaacatCACCATCAACCAAATTTCAGCGAGCCGAAGACATAAAGTAGCCAAGTAGGGGAAGAAAGTTTGGGGATATCCCAAAGTAAGTTTGTGAGTAGCTCCAAGAGTACCCCATCTCCTTTCcccatccatattttttttagagaaaaTAGAAAAACTCATCTTCAAGAGTACCCCATATCCCTTCCCCCATCTATTGACAACTGACAAATAGGCCAGCATCGTGTGTAAAAATACGCATAGCCTTTGTAGCACACATAACTATTCCTCACGTTGTCTTCTAAATGTGAAAGGGTGTGGGAAAGAATAGAGAGTAGGAAAGAATTCCTGATACAAATGTACAAgaaataataatatataaaagTGGTTACCATAATTTAGAAATAGTATAGAATTCCTGATATAAAATTATCTTCTATTTTAGGAGTGAATTATTAGAAACTCTTGGATATGACCTTCTTTTTTTCCGCAATATTTTTTTAGGAGTTGCAAAATTACATGATTTGGTGAGGAAAAAATGAgttactcttggagatgctctaacacaGAGGTTTATCCCTAGAACTCTAAGAAAAGTTAATAAAAGATATATCTATAAAATAGGTTGTCAAATATATTTCATATTATATCTAACAAATCTTGTTTGATGCTGAGAAAGGTAAAACGACCTAACGAAGGGTGGCAACACCTTGTGCAGATGACCTTCCGTTTCGCTAACATTTTTTTTTAGGTAAACCACACTCTTTATTGATGAAGTTGGTTATATGAAATATAGACTCCCCCCGCAACGATAACAGCCAGACATGCCTGCCTATCTTGTTAATGACAATGCTCTAAATTATGAGCATCAACATTGGACAATCTACTTTCATGGACGAAATCAACAAATTGAAAGTCATTTCTCCTTGCCTTTATCTCTTTCACAATTTCATACGGACCCATGCCTATTTCTCCTATACTTCGTATAACATTTGGTACTGTCAGACGCCAATTGGAAAGTCCGCAGCATCAGATCAAAGGCCAATGTTAGCCCTTCCCTTCAGGAAATCGCCTCAACCCATTCAGGATCAGTAATgccatccagaaccagaccccATACTCCCAGGAAGTTGCCGGTTTGATCACGAGCAATAGCTAGTACTGCTGAAGCCCTTCCCATGTTCTTTGAAATCGCCGCATCGACATTCACTTTCATAAGCCACCGCGGTCTCCTGGTCTTCTCTCCCGCCTTAATATACTCTTGGGGCACAGCTTTAATACTTGTAGCTTAGCAATATAGTTGTTCACAAAACTATGCGTTTATAGCGGGCTCTAAAAGATATTGTCATGGATACCTTTCCTTCTTCCATACCAAATAGCCCAAATTGTCACTACAACTCTCGTGAGATCATCATGGGACACCGATTTAATCAATGTAGCCAACCACGCCATGGAATCTTTCTCCTGCATTTCACTCAAGTGTTCAACAATTATCCTCACGTTCTAAGGCACACACACACATCTACTATGTTGCACTAAGTAACGAATGCCTCCAGGAATCTGCAACTCCACACAAAGTGCATCGGCTATGATCAACCATGTTCCTGTGGTGAAGCACATCCGCGGACAACAACGAGTGCCTTGCTAGCCTCCAAAGAAAGACTCGCAATTTGATGGTACCTTCACCTGCGACACAAATGACCACTCCTTTTCTTCCTCCTTCCATTTGGATCTTCCAGCATTCTCCACTAGCACACACCTTGTTACGAGCATTTTGTAGGCCGAGCGTACCGTAAATACTCTCCATGATACCAGGCCTAGAAGGTTGTGTTCACTTGTCCGAAAAATCATAGTTGAAAATACTGTTTGTTGttgaatggctgacagattcaGCAGATCTTTAGCGCCAAGTGCTAAGAAGGATATTGACTATCAGCttatgtaaaaaaaaaattgttgcaGCTTTGCCTGCAGCCAGTCCATGCTCCAAATAGAAGTGGTTTCGCCAATGCCAATGCGTCTGCTGATTGACCCTTGCTGAAGAGCCTCCCTGAGTAGAACCAAAGGTTGGCCTCTAGGAAATCCCCATGAGGATAATAAACCACCTTCAGAATACGAGCACTCAGAGATGCTAGCTCTTGAAAGATGCGCCATTTGCCAGCGGAAAAAGTCCATTTTACCTCCCTGAACTATCCTCAAAGTCTAATTTTCCTCCCTAAACTCCAAAATTGATTAAACCACCGCCGTTAGCTTTTAAAACTGTTCATTTTATCTCCCTAACTCAGTTATAGGTGGTTTTCAaaggcagttttgtcttttcgttttttttttggctatttttaaaaaaacatagtaaatcataaaaatagaaaattcaaTTTTTCTAAACTCCATATGAGCATATCTACatattgaatatataatatgatatgtttTACTACAAagttttttgttgtagcttcagatctatatttttttgtaattaatttgAAGCTGCAATTATGATCCAAttatggtaaaatttttatgataAAACAATTAATATATGAATGAATTGTAGTAAAAATTTCGTACTAATTGGATCACTTGTAActgagttatagatttatttagttttatgcttgttaaatagtTTAAAATAGTTAAAAGTGTCTAAAAATAGAAACAAGTATGAAACTTTTACTATAGTTAAAGAATACAATAATTAGaccaccaaaaaaatttcaccacaattgaaccatagACAATTGCAGCTataaattaattacaaaaaacataaatctaaagctacaacaaaaaatttttagttcacccaaaaaaatcaacttttcaagattttccgtcacattgaatcttacggcacatacgtgtagcattaaatatagatgaaacaaaaactaattgtacagtttatctgtaaatcacgattttttttaaaatctagttactccataattagacaatatttattaaataaaaatgaaaataatatAGTGTAAAAATCCAAAATAAATTGAATCTAgacaagtactccctccatcccaaattgtaagtcgtttgactttttttaccccaagtttgaccactcgtcttattcaaaaaaatttgtgcaaatatagtcaaatttaagtcactcttgaagaacttttattaataaaccaatacacaataaaaaaagtaatattttgtataaaactttgaataagacgagtggtcaaacttgatattaaaaaagtcaaacgacttacaatttgaaatgTATTGAGTACTTAAGAATCCAACCCAGGCCCGACTCACCCCAAGCTATTCCTCACCGATAGTAGCCCATTTCTAAACTGGACCACAGAACCAGCTCAAGCCAGTCCAATCGAACAAGCCATTGTCCCGCCCGCTGACTGACCACGCGGCTCCATTGGTCAGTGTCACCCCCGCCCGCCTCTCCCGTCTTCAAAAACCACCCACGGCCCCAATTCCCAACCCCACCCCGACATTTTGAACCCAAACCCCCTCCTTctcccctcgacctcctcgaaaCCCCACTCCTCTCGTGTCGAGCGagcctagggttagggtttcgt from Sorghum bicolor cultivar BTx623 chromosome 3, Sorghum_bicolor_NCBIv3, whole genome shotgun sequence encodes the following:
- the LOC8082494 gene encoding serine/threonine protein phosphatase 2A 55 kDa regulatory subunit B beta isoform isoform X2, yielding MNGAAAPERSPSASPPLPAQAQAQAPPSPSPTQPLEWRFSQVFGERSAGEEVQDVDIISAIEFNKSGHHLATGDRGGRVVLFERTDVKDHACRKDAEKADYSISRHPEFRYKTEFQSHEPEFDYLKSLEIEEKINQIKWCQAANGALFLLSTNDKTIKFWKVQEKKVKKVSEMNLDRSAAPANGSPGGVGYLSPSLSNGNALKPGGFPLLRLPVVTSQETSLAASCRRVYAHAHDYHINSISNNSDGETFISADDLRINLWNLEISNQSFNIIDVKPTNMEDLTEVITSAEFHPTHCNTLAYSSSKGSIRLVDLRQSALCDTHSQIFEQHEAPGSRSFFTEIIASISDIKFSKDGRHILSRDYMTLKLWDVKMNSGPVATFQVHEYLRPKLCDLYENDSIFDKFECCQSGDGLRVATGSYSNIFRVFGCGTGSSEATTLEATRNPTRRQLQNPTRATRSLSTLTRAVRRGGESTGIDANGNSYDLSTKLLHLAWHPSENLIACAAANSLYMYYA
- the LOC8082494 gene encoding serine/threonine protein phosphatase 2A 55 kDa regulatory subunit B beta isoform isoform X1, whose protein sequence is MNGAAAPERSPSASPPLPAQAQAQAPPSPSPTQPLEWRFSQVFGERSAGEEVQDVDIISAIEFNKSGHHLATGDRGGRVVLFERTDVKDHACRKDAEKADYSISRHPEFRYKTEFQSHEPEFDYLKSLEIEEKINQIKWCQAANGALFLLSTNDKTIKFWKVQEKKVKKVSEMNLDRSAAPANGSPGGVGYLSPSLSNGNALKPGGFPLLRLPVVVTSQETSLAASCRRVYAHAHDYHINSISNNSDGETFISADDLRINLWNLEISNQSFNIIDVKPTNMEDLTEVITSAEFHPTHCNTLAYSSSKGSIRLVDLRQSALCDTHSQIFEQHEAPGSRSFFTEIIASISDIKFSKDGRHILSRDYMTLKLWDVKMNSGPVATFQVHEYLRPKLCDLYENDSIFDKFECCQSGDGLRVATGSYSNIFRVFGCGTGSSEATTLEATRNPTRRQLQNPTRATRSLSTLTRAVRRGGESTGIDANGNSYDLSTKLLHLAWHPSENLIACAAANSLYMYYA